A stretch of the Planktothricoides raciborskii GIHE-MW2 genome encodes the following:
- a CDS encoding Npun_F0813 family protein: MFILKRQDVEISSVQHPKTGQQIPILNYQGQSFRLINVFGAAQAEEARAFWRDLTDNRGKACVLLEEPDRYSVWGKIKIEQLGDDTSGAGTASTAVLTQASLLLMQAVYFDIEDLLGNRQASAFQKDIAQIMQKWKFPQVDSPKAVSQLLEMNPLEDKMPAWQEHHITTLLQELFNLGKQYFGNDSFTAGAVDALEDLQQSERKQFVDWMNQYPLGKLWGTD; this comes from the coding sequence ATGTTTATTCTGAAACGGCAGGATGTTGAAATCTCTAGTGTTCAGCACCCCAAAACGGGTCAGCAGATTCCAATTCTGAACTATCAAGGTCAAAGCTTTCGTTTGATTAACGTATTTGGTGCGGCTCAAGCGGAAGAGGCAAGAGCTTTCTGGCGGGATCTGACTGATAACCGTGGGAAAGCTTGTGTCCTGCTCGAAGAGCCTGACAGATACAGTGTTTGGGGAAAAATAAAAATAGAACAACTTGGTGACGACACCAGCGGGGCTGGAACGGCATCTACCGCCGTGTTGACCCAAGCTTCTTTACTACTAATGCAAGCGGTGTACTTCGATATTGAAGATTTGCTTGGCAACCGGCAAGCTTCTGCCTTTCAGAAGGACATTGCTCAAATCATGCAAAAGTGGAAATTCCCCCAAGTCGATTCTCCCAAGGCGGTGAGTCAGCTACTTGAGATGAATCCTTTAGAAGACAAGATGCCCGCATGGCAGGAGCATCATATAACTACCTTGTTGCAAGAACTCTTTAATCTTGGCAAACAATATTTTGGCAATGACAGCTTTACTGCTGGAGCCGTTGATGCCTTGGAAGACTTGCAACAAAGTGAGCGCAAGCAGTTTGTTGATTGGATGAATCAATATCCCCTAGGTAAGCTCTGGGGAACAGATTAA